The Pagrus major chromosome 24, Pma_NU_1.0 region GATGTCAAATGTGTTGGCgtcctcagcagaactggaaacaccaccaacctcttccatcatctcaaaaggtaCCGTCCCAAACAGTACTCCGAAAGTATGAGTTAGCGGTATCATGCTAGCGTCAGCCTCCCCTCAAGTAGCCAACAGCCAGCCCCACTGCTGCTTCtactagtcaaacttcagttcgACAACCAACAGTTGCCGCTACTTTTTCAGCCGTTACCCCATATGAGAAGAAACCGAAGCGACACAAAGACGTAACCAGCACAGTTACGCACTGTATCGCTAAAGATATGATGCCTGCTCTTCGCagaggagcagctcagagatgtcACCGCTGATATGTGGTCTGGTCGCACGTCCAAACCACATCATgtcttacagaacaggaggcattaaagctgaactgaacaactccctgcaagctcaagaatgtgcaatattcaaagaatacagtagcataatcatcctcaacatttacctttttattttattttctttaatcaatgttcagttcagtatacttgtacatattcatcattttatttatccagtgtttaacataaagccatttggttggttggttctgttgaatgtttgtcacctattcattctgacaataaataattgtattttataaaccataattaaccttctggtttgttttgggttctgtcctaaggaaaatactcttaaaactgtcaattcaacattgttattgttaaatatactgtaaattgtgataattatcgacatcgatcaatataaaaaaacatatcgtgataacagttttggccatatcgcccaTCCCTAGTTCATCTTCATTATTTCTAAGAGCATCTTAAGTTGCAAGTACAGCAATCTCTTGTGCCGGTTTGTGCCTTCCATGTTTTATCATTAGATTCAACTTACAGAGCTCAGCATTGTTATTCTGAAAAATAAGCATCCAAAAACTTGTCAAAAACCCAGAGGGTAGGTTCTCTGCAGGCAATTCCAGGAACCCTCAAACCCTCCTCTAATCTAGTTAAAATGCAttccctccattttttttttttttgaccttCTTCACAATCCAAAGATGGTTGCAAGAAATGACCTTGCTCATTTTGTAcaacacataaatataaaaacacaaaatataaaaacaatttacaaaaatcataaataatgCAAGGAAAGGAATTCACTTCCGGTTCAACAATCAATTAAATATGTAATTTGGAGATACCCTCTTTATTTGGACTAGGAAACAGTGTCACAGAGTCACAACTTTGAAGTtaagaattatttttattgagaTGGACAACTCCTTGAGAACGCCAGGGATTTAACTTTCATAAAAATGAATGCTTAGCTTTGTGActcaaatgtaatgtaacatgaGAGGCACAACTGGGGCTGAGAAAACCCACGTTCCCATTGAAGACTCTGACAGAGCCAGTGAGTAGACATGAGTGAGTGCCATGATATGCTGGTCCTACCTTCTATATACCTCTATACCACCCACCACACAAACTACAATATTTGTGTACATATCACTGTAAGACATAAAGTATTACATAGAACAAGTGCTCCCAATATAAGAATGAATCAAATCTATGTAGAGTTAAAGATAATGACCACATACTACTTCTGTTTATTCAAGAAGCTTAAATTTGACCTAACTGTATCATTCAGTCTACAGTAATGTTTACGAAGGACAGGgtataggaaaaaaaaacatataaaagacAATTGCATTGCTGTAAACAAACGGCTACACATATAAAGAACAGTCTGCCATTCACATATTAGGCTACTGTATGGTGAAACAGAAGTGTGACAGAACACACTACAGCCTGGCCTCATGCAGCAACACTGGCCAAGTGCAAGTCCTAACAAGGGAATGAAACATCCAGAGAGCAAACACACCATCTGTGTCATATCACATCACAGTGCAACACACCCTCTTTCAAACAAAGCCTTTCACACACCCTGCAATCACTCTGACAAACAGTGTAAAGTGTGaattcatgtccagtgtgataGAGCCTTACTGTCCAGCCGGGTCTCCTTTCCATCCACAGTACAGATCTTGGTGTAGGAGTCTTCGATGGTGGGGTCGTAGTCTGACACAAAGTAGGACTGTGGGACACACTCAGGGTTAATAGTAAGCTACTGCTATAGGCACAGTTTCTACTGTAGTTATATGCTACAATCAACAGTGTCTCTTAATTTAagtgacttgttttaaagttttcccAAGAAATATTTCACTCTCTCTTGGAGAGTGGCCATTTGTAAGACGCAGCTTGAGAAAGATGCTGTACATCCATTCAGCAGTTCTACAAATGTGAATACTCCAATAAAATAGATTTGCATTTCTGTAACTAGTGGTAGAACATAACTAAGTATATCTACTAAAGTATTGTCAAATGACTCTTCAGTAGTCGGGTGTTTATCGGCTCAGCTTGGATTGGATGTAGTCATGTTCCCATCACATCTGATCAGAGTTGTCATAATTTTTGGCCCCTTATAAGGCACAGTGTAATGATGTCAAGGACACATGGCCGCATAATAATACATTGTTCAGCCGccactgagtttgaaagagagactgaagtgaaGGATATGAAAAAGCAACTACCTTAAAGAACAGAGATGGCTCACTCCTTACCAACTTTACTCATCAACTCTGGAAAAACTGAAGTGTCAAATTCAGAATTAATTAACAAGTGTTAATCTCTTCTGGATTCATTggatgaggtatatgatctgaTACTTTCTACTGTCCCGTTTTCTGGCGATTTAAATTCTACTAAATactacacactggatctgtgCAATACAAGTGACATGTACTTTTTGTGAGTATTTCTATATTGTACTTCTACTTGGCCTACATAACATTTCAGTGTGGTATTGTAGTTTCCAAGATAGATTTTAAGCTAACAGTCAGGTCAGTTTGATTTGTGGCTTAGTTAGCAAAATCACTATCCATATATCAGTGAATGTTAGCTTGTATTAACCTGCATCTACCACACAAATGAGCCAACAGTGGCATTCTGAAGCAGTAGCTGTCAGGAGTGTAGAAAACCAATATTCAAAAATGTGGCTAGCAGCAACATAAAGTGTAAAAATTGTAATTTATTAtctaaacataaaaaatactgaaatggCCCCTTAACTGATCAGTCAttgttagctggttagctaggCAAACCTGACCAAAAATGATTCTACACTGTTAAAAACAGCTCACAAATGAACCAGGTCTGTTAAAGGGACAAATGTATGCTGCATCAGTACTGTTACATTGCCTCTCCCCTCATCAAACTAATGCTGACTTATAGCTCTGATGCTTGTACCTGAGAAAAGACCAGTGTCCTGTTCTGTCATGTGTATTATAATGAGGCAATGGGATCAGCCAACTATAGCTAATCAATGTTAGATAAACATTTTGACCTGTGGTGCAAAGTGCATTCCAACCACAGTGGTTATGACCTGCTGCAgttcttccaccactgtctgAAACAAGGCTATAGTCTGTACTGTAGTTTCAAAACCAAGTGCAGCTAGTCAGCTCAGTTGGATTTTAGGCTTTGTACGCTACTGTAAGCAAGTTTCAAGTTGATTTTCATAAGTACTCAATGAAAATGGAAACCAATGCTGCAGAGAAGGTATGGTAAATATACAGCCTACTCATCATATATAATATACTTTCATAAAGGTTATATAACTTATAACTAATGGCTTTATAAATCTCTTACCATGCTTTATAGATCAGTACCAGGTTGTGAAAAATCACCCCACTTTGtagttgttggtgtttttttgttttttttgctctttagATAATCAGAATAACCCTCTATTGGACAGGTTGGCCACTTACCTTCTGGAAAAGAGCTGGACAGAATCTAGTTACTAACTTATTGTTCTAACTCACAACAAGACTTATAAACTATAGCTAATGAGAAGCTGAAAAACCTGTGGCGCTTTATTGATGACTATGAGTTGACAATTACAAGGCACAGAGATTTTTCATAACCTGgcaatttagtttttattaataGCCAGTAACTTATCTAAAAAGATTAAGTGATTTTTTAACTAATCATTTGACTGAgtcataatgtaacataatgaATAATATTAATTCTAATAATAGCCTACATTACACATGCAATAGAGTAGGCTACCCTATGTAGGCTTACTGTAGTCTAACTAGGCTTTGTGTCTATAATAATCCCTATAGGTAAAGTACAGTGGGAGTCGGTACCTGGATGAACTGGATGGTAAGGGCGCTTTTCCcgacccctcctcctcccaccaccaccagcttgaatctttcttcttctccactcATACTGGATTTACACTTGGATTTGTTAAAAACTTTCCAGGGCCTGAATCAGAGGCCCGCCGTTCCACCAGCAGCTACAGCCAACCCGAGCCGAGGAAAAGCAATCCAAAGCAAAGTACGCGAGTAAATCCGCCTGTTAACGTTAATGTTAGCAGAGGACACCAGCATGCACGATTTTATCGGTGTAGCTTCAAAGTGAAACTTCTTACATGAAGCTCATTTTCCACGACGAGATTTTCAACACACAACGACGGCGTTCAGAATCACACATGAAAACCAAAAGTCCCACCGGAGTCGCACTGTTTATCCACGAAAGAGAGCAGCTCCGTGTCTTTGTTGGAGTTTTTGCTGTGCAGTGGCTTGTGTCGCTTGGCTGCTTCTCTTCGCTTCTTTCTGCTCTTTTCTCCGTGGCCTTCAGGCAGCTACTTGGGGCGGAGAActgcttcctcttttctctttcctcaaGAAACTAAGGCAGCTCACACACTAATTTCCACACAGACACCAAGCGGTGTGTCAGTAGCACATACCGACACTTAGAAATTATATGAtaaaacactacacacactttAGCTTTCGtcagattaaacaaataaatggcCAGAACAAATTCCATGTGTCAGTTTCCTAATTTGGTCATTTGGAGTATCCCTGATCATGTCAACCTAATAACTCGCAAAGGACGTGAAAGTATTACAAAGTAGACTAATTATGATTGtccataaaaatatttgttttgttattaaacAGAAGCTGTCTTGTTTAATTAAAGGTCTTTCATTGGCTCTGGGTCGGCTTTAACAAGAACATCAATGTAACTTAACAATGTTCGGTTACTAAAACGGCAACGTCGTAGTTGCAACACGCCATATGTGGACTGCTTCCTACAATTACTCTGCGCCCTGAAGTTACATCTCCCGTATATCACTTGCCAGGAAGTTCCTATTCAGTAGTCATAGATGAGGCCACAATGAGCTgtcttcagaatcagaatcagaaatactttattatccgCGAGGAGAAATTGTTtacgttacagctgctcccattcaaagttcagaatgcagaaataataataataataatactaatatctatatataaacaagaacaacaaaaatacaagaaatgtacactccactagaacacatatatatacagagcaataataATGCCAAAGTTGCAAACTTTGTGTCTGACACTGAacagaacagtttgatggccacaggcaggaatgatttcctgtggtgCTCTGTGGCGCATCTTGAAGGCAGACCATGCAGGCTATTCAGTGTATGTACCGCTATTATCATTATATAATGCACAATGAAATCCACACTTGGATATTTTCATGCAAAATGTATATAATGAGCCTAAAGCATTGTGCCTTATGGCTGATGAAGTccataatacattttaatgcaaaattaaTGGAGCCATTCTAATCACAAGGCTCGAGACTTGATCATTTAAAATAGTGTGCATTACAATGTAAATACTAAACTCATGTAAATCCCAATATGACCCTTTACCAAGCACAGATTAACCCCCGATTGGGCCGGTGCCCGGAGGCCCCCGACCTCACCAAAATCCCACCAACTGTGGCCTCATTCTGTATTTGCTTTTGGTTTTTAGCATGTTTTTTGTCAAAAGGGTCCTGCCTGTGTGGAAGTCCCGAATAATGTCAAACTTGTTGAGGTTCCCGAGAAACACGCACTCACTGCGTGTCTCCTACCTAGAGCTGTGATGATATGAGATTCTGTATAACTCAGGATCTTGCTTTTAGCTGTTATTAGGCCCATTATAGGACCACATGAAGATTTTCATGACCAATGGATTGTATAGTCTACAAAGCCAGTgtcttcttttgaaaaaaaagtctttactctaattttattatcattaatataCTTGAAACTATTAATTACTTTTGCACTCCTGCACAATATCCCTCACATTATTTGTGTCCTGGCATAACACTTACAATTTTGTGAGAAATGAAACTAATGCCTAATGCGGCTTCTTAGACAGAACATATTGTTATAATTATAAGAATTAttgtatatttacagtaaatggtTAAACTGAAGACTCATACTGAGAAAAAAGCAAGACAGGGTTGAAATGCAATCTTTAATCATCAGTAAATACTTTTGAACCCATtgtgccatttttttaaaagccttttAAAATAACTTCATCTTACAAAGGCCAAGGTGACTGGTGTCAATATGTAATAAACAAGACTCATTTGTGTTGAGGTTTCTTGTCAAGTAGAGTTATATTCAGCTCtgcaggaaataaataaataaataaatgaataaatagaagACACAAGTTCTTTCAGACCTTGTGTGTGGTGCACAGATATAAACAGACACACCAAGCATCCTGAAAATCAGCTGTATGCAGGCTGTCCCATCCTTACAGGTTGGACAAACATCCCTCCTAGCAGCACCCTCTCCCCCCAGCCCAGCAGCTTGTTGAGGGTGAAGCTGAGTGGCGACAGCAGGCCCTGCTCCATTGCTTCAGCTCTGCTGCACTTGCTATAAGAGGGATTCTTTTCCCAGTGGGTATCTTCAGGCTGCCTGTAGGAGGaagtgttgctctgtgtctTGGCCTCTGGCCTTTCCCTCATTTCCCCAATGCAGACAGTTTTGAGAGTGGTAGCGCCCCTTGTTTGCTGGCTGATGCTGGCTGTTGAGGGAGGGCAGATTCCCAAAGGGGTTAAAGAGAGATTGAGGCTTTTGCGTTTCTCAAGTAGAGAAGCTGAGCCTGCTGGGAGTTGTAGTGTGGGCTTTGCTTCTGGTTTGACTGGCTCACAGGGGCTTGGAGCTACAACCTCACCTGGgatctggagctgctgctggttttgATTGAGAGTCAAATGAATATTCTGGAGCTTCCCTGACAGGGAAACCTGCTGGTTTCCACTTTCATCTGAAAGTGAGTTTCTCTGAAATGCTTTGTTTATGTGGTAGAAATTCTCTTTGTATGCCTGTTTGGCCTCTGCTGAGTTGCTTGTGACACTGTCAGCCTGATAATTAATCTTCTGAATGTTGTCAGTGTAGTTAACACAGTCGTTTACAGAAAGCAGGTGATTATCCAGCCGCTGGATGAGGAGGTCACCACCAGAGGCCATCTTGCTCAGAGTTCCCTGGAAATGCTGCAGTTGACCCAGGAAGTTGAAGTTAGGGGAAATTGAGGGTCGACGATCTTTCACAAACCTTACAAGGAGACAGATAGGATGTGGGGTTAGAGCAACCAGTCTTTCACAGctcatataatataatataaaataaaatgatcaataagaataaataaaatagtaattaATAAACTAATGTACTGACTGGTTGATATTCTACATTGATGTACAATCTGGTCAGACAGTATtgtgatctgtttttattttttcctcttatttATTTGTGCAAAAGACAGATACAAGTGTTAACCCCCATTTTGGCCATTGTCATCTTAGGGCTTTTTAGGCCAAAGTGAACACAATCAGACATGAGGGTGGAGCGCCAGAGGATATCGTTATTGGATCGGACTGAGAACCTGAGGACATGCTGTGTTAGCGACTTGTCAAACACAAGGTAGCCATGCCCTTAAGAATAGCCTGCTCATACCCAAATAAAATACTTTACAAAATGATTgacatgctgtattgaagaaaaCTTGAAATGTGTGATTGAGACTCAATAGGAAACGTTTTACACATGTAATACATCAATGAAAAGTAGTGTCATTTTgtcataagcttacatacaatagTTGCCCCCACTTGGCCATCAGAAAGAATTAAGTTTTCAGGCTGgtttcagaccaaatcaggcgGTGCGACATAATGCAATTctttccattcattttaatgaggatATTCCATTTTGGCTGTGGCAGAGCTGGCCGCAGGGggttccacaaaaaaaaaattgtaaagtcatgtgtcatgtgtattcattcagtttggctttgtgcaCCAGATAAAAAACATCTGTGGATGCCGATGAGCACTGTAGGACCGGCATGCTTAACCTACTGCGGCAGGGACATGACCAgagatcagaggcagagcagaactGGTCAGTCGCTGGGCATGTTATTTAGCCTGGCTAAATGccacagagggaacacaacagacatttctttgtgtagcGCTATATTTCACTTGTGTTCACTCGGTTTGgtcttgtgccccagtttaaaacacacagtaatgatccGCCTcacatcctggttgtttactgttatgtTTAATCCAgcgatgaggacaaacaatcatTAGTAGGACCAGCAGTAAGCGCAATGTCTTATTTTACATAAATGCATAAATCTGCTCCTATTAAGATGTCCTGGAAGCTTTTTGTTTGCAGTACACAGACTATATAGTtccatatttatgacattttatatgagAAATAATTGCATTGAAATGACGTCTTTGTGTAGACCACATTTCAATATGCAATATGACTTCAAAGAAATACATCATCTCTCTTTCAACctacaaatgaataaattaacaaaataataacacaaatgtgtgttttgtgattcaTTTGTGTTGTAATACCATTTTAGATACTTGAAACGATGGCAAAAATAGGTCCTAGACATTGTTTTTCCAAGAAATTCACTTCTATTCCAGTTTTACtaaattacaaaatatatacTGGAAAGCTTGATTTAATTTGGCAGTGCAATTGAGTTACCAATCACAGGCAAGAACAATACTGCAGGTAGTAAATTACTGTGTAAAGTGGCAGCCACACCACAGAGTGAAATTTGTGACAACCTGCAGTTCAATTTGGTAAACAGTCTCAATAGCTCCTAGAGATTCaatttactgt contains the following coding sequences:
- the LOC141020437 gene encoding uncharacterized protein: MVWSWERESERPPLSVILPQLYLGAESDVTQDCLASLGISYVLSVSRCSPQPSFLPCSRYLRIPIDDSLWDDLLPWIPQALHFIDAAMSSGSSVLVHCAAGISRSPALAVAYIMYSLGMDLDHAYRFVKDRRPSISPNFNFLGQLQHFQGTLSKMASGGDLLIQRLDNHLLSVNDCVNYTDNIQKINYQADSVTSNSAEAKQAYKENFYHINKAFQRNSLSDESGNQQVSLSGKLQNIHLTLNQNQQQLQIPGEVVAPSPCEPVKPEAKPTLQLPAGSASLLEKRKSLNLSLTPLGICPPSTASISQQTRGATTLKTVCIGEMRERPEAKTQSNTSSYRQPEDTHWEKNPSYSKCSRAEAMEQGLLSPLSFTLNKLLGWGERVLLGGMFVQPVRMGQPAYS